Proteins from a genomic interval of Lacticaseibacillus pabuli:
- a CDS encoding Cna B-type domain-containing protein: MQRMIKVIHRLMLVTILFSFVQYLVVGAQTVRAETTNNTILSSEYAMAALTHEQDGDHIRWHAEVARDMETESRLGLFAVDEHGEQLTVISNHLVTQNLAGTDYALESAVSKEETSFEFTTPVRESVTVYAVLLDQHNQPLATNTVGTKFATAVVQPSAKGTTRASINDWLPAGEDGLRTIFTSAKILNGDGDEVPHVEVGERVIIEYEWALPEEVRLKMSAGDTFDFVLPENFKLTEELTGHLKDGSEVFGTYVVETSGNVRFTFSDAVTKYTGIRGTFHVSGNVSLDGSGELKDIKVPFVEASNVSGPKVVAKDSQALSKKVLTEKYQDKIDNNKVDIVWQLGINKTSTALAAGARIIDTLPAGVSFKEITDFRAFEVSVDGDTTEVAGLKLADVFEQSMNPDQNVITFTLKDTANRHYYYEIDYSTTVDLVEARGSSHAPVLRLQNAAQLVEKDETPITAFAELTFAYDVSLAKEGTMLPGGIVKWQVTVTRQGGMTIPAGTVLTDKMGQSQYLTDANGNQLTTFPSTVTTTDGAVVVVNKGTGSTYQFKLDKDYGGDEFTMTYYSTSATKPSSRYTNNISWGEDIKYEGSVPVTSNITKTHSGLSEKDGTVNFKITANSVGRLMTSLTLTDTMGKNDLPGLTVTKNQLNELTIHRKTGADAQEVAVDKADYTIEGIGSEPYTQFKIVLDKAIDDKVGTRDQFIVRYQANFNKTNRDDPQRNTITMNYKIGKLEYEHSANRDIDLTPSKQIAGSKSGAVHPAQGTVDWTMVVNTGGLGTLGAKGVLTDTLPTKVTLNGGVTGPVSTDAFTVTKNGVLVPKGEITAKFTAHSSTPKVEFTGFEPGQNEYVIVLTTTIVLDSKGCLPKLDEITNKFTYKDNLVHTASNISAAVSYDPVNALLAKEALQEGDQVQYTVTVNGDTAENPEKNKLKLEEVVITDSPDNTQVLRIDPESLEVRDNKNELIDPASYEKQCGERGFTLKFETLEQEIRITYTGHIIFPSGTYPGQVVKPTNTVKVTGNKIIAQQTTGDVALAYPEAGGTAQGELGGIKVVKTDAANGKTLTGATFSLYRVKDKENHVVGAGIYFDEKVNAQGELLFEDLTMGDYYLFETNAPDGYAISPEFEAGYLVTVAKSANSNVTEVTVENERVTSLSGEKIWDDEDNLDGARPLSVTLHLIENGDTETGLSQTVSARDGWKYNFKDIPYADDAGDPITYSVREDEVKHYTTSYEQTDVINHHEPELVDVKGEKKWEGEADHPGSVVINLLADGDQVATKTVTAADNWQYHFTDLPKYSEGVEIVYTITEDSLPGYSVSYENYDVTNKSTPGQTSVTVTKAWHDDHNQAGRRPEQVKVQLYANGTPVGDVVTLDAAGKWTHTWGNLDLTDQGQTISYVVREFEVPDGYRVTVDNENHGNIILTNTYQTNKTRVSGTKHWDDDGNRHQQRPKQVVVNLLANNELVASKTVTAADKWQYRFDDLPEYVNGQKIVYTVTENAVANYSTRVHGFDITNRYTPGKTSVTVTKTWRGDISGLRPKQIRVQLYANGEAHGKPVTLRSTDNWAHTWQNLPLRDDGRVIAYTVREVGVPSGYAVSVDNTDTGNLRITNTKKSGQPDPEKPTPPVTPGEPNQPGPTTPTLPGKPVSPSTPTLPHLSGGSAGGGNIGTSVATSRPSGAFPQTGNARTVWLAALGTCLLLAVGTGAWLLRRRVKA; this comes from the coding sequence ATGCAAAGAATGATCAAAGTAATTCATCGATTGATGCTGGTGACCATACTATTTTCGTTTGTACAATACCTCGTCGTGGGGGCGCAAACCGTTCGCGCCGAAACGACAAATAATACAATTTTAAGTAGTGAGTACGCGATGGCGGCACTCACGCACGAGCAGGATGGTGACCACATTAGATGGCATGCTGAAGTGGCACGTGATATGGAAACTGAAAGTCGCCTTGGCTTATTCGCCGTCGATGAACACGGTGAACAGCTAACGGTGATCAGTAACCATTTAGTAACGCAAAACCTAGCCGGGACTGATTACGCACTGGAGAGTGCAGTGAGCAAAGAGGAAACATCCTTTGAGTTCACTACGCCAGTCCGGGAGTCGGTGACCGTGTATGCCGTGCTGCTGGATCAACACAACCAGCCGCTTGCGACCAACACGGTAGGCACCAAGTTTGCGACAGCGGTGGTGCAGCCGTCTGCAAAAGGGACGACGCGCGCATCGATCAATGACTGGTTGCCAGCGGGTGAGGATGGCTTGCGCACAATTTTTACCTCGGCGAAGATTTTGAACGGGGATGGCGATGAGGTTCCGCACGTTGAAGTCGGGGAGCGTGTGATTATCGAGTACGAATGGGCGCTACCAGAGGAAGTTCGGCTAAAAATGTCTGCCGGCGACACCTTTGATTTTGTCCTCCCAGAGAATTTCAAGCTAACTGAGGAACTGACAGGTCACTTAAAGGATGGTAGCGAGGTGTTTGGCACATACGTTGTCGAAACCAGTGGCAATGTGCGGTTTACCTTTTCCGATGCGGTGACCAAATACACCGGGATTAGGGGGACATTCCATGTTTCTGGCAATGTCAGCCTGGATGGATCTGGTGAGCTGAAGGACATCAAGGTGCCGTTTGTTGAGGCGTCGAATGTTTCTGGACCCAAAGTTGTGGCGAAAGATTCTCAGGCGCTGAGCAAGAAGGTGTTAACGGAGAAGTACCAGGACAAAATAGACAATAATAAAGTCGATATTGTGTGGCAGCTTGGCATTAATAAAACAAGCACCGCTTTGGCGGCTGGCGCACGGATAATTGATACCTTGCCTGCGGGTGTGAGTTTTAAGGAAATTACCGATTTTAGAGCGTTTGAGGTATCAGTTGATGGGGACACAACCGAAGTTGCGGGCCTCAAACTAGCAGATGTCTTTGAGCAGAGCATGAACCCGGACCAGAATGTCATTACGTTTACGCTCAAGGACACGGCAAACCGTCACTATTACTACGAGATCGACTACAGCACGACAGTTGATCTGGTTGAGGCACGCGGCAGCAGTCATGCCCCGGTATTGAGACTTCAAAATGCAGCACAGTTGGTTGAAAAGGACGAAACACCGATTACTGCGTTTGCGGAGTTAACCTTTGCCTATGACGTTTCGCTTGCTAAAGAGGGTACTATGCTACCGGGTGGGATTGTTAAATGGCAAGTGACGGTAACGCGTCAGGGCGGTATGACAATTCCTGCGGGGACCGTGCTGACCGACAAGATGGGTCAAAGTCAATATCTAACGGATGCTAACGGAAATCAATTGACCACTTTTCCGAGTACCGTTACCACAACTGATGGCGCCGTTGTTGTCGTTAACAAGGGCACGGGATCGACTTACCAATTTAAACTCGATAAAGACTACGGCGGCGATGAGTTCACAATGACGTACTACTCGACCTCTGCGACTAAACCGTCGTCCAGATATACCAATAACATTAGCTGGGGCGAAGACATTAAGTATGAGGGTAGTGTGCCAGTGACGAGTAATATTACGAAAACACACTCGGGACTGAGCGAGAAGGACGGGACCGTTAATTTTAAAATTACTGCAAATAGTGTTGGCCGTCTGATGACGTCTCTGACGCTAACGGACACGATGGGAAAGAATGATTTACCCGGGCTGACGGTGACAAAGAACCAATTAAACGAATTAACCATTCATCGTAAAACGGGCGCGGATGCCCAGGAGGTTGCCGTCGACAAAGCGGATTACACGATTGAAGGCATTGGCAGTGAACCATATACGCAGTTCAAAATTGTCTTAGATAAGGCGATTGATGACAAAGTGGGAACACGTGACCAATTTATTGTTAGGTACCAAGCTAACTTTAATAAGACTAATCGTGATGATCCGCAGCGCAATACGATTACAATGAATTACAAAATCGGAAAATTGGAATATGAGCACAGTGCTAATCGCGACATCGATCTGACACCTTCCAAACAGATCGCAGGTTCAAAAAGTGGCGCCGTTCATCCTGCACAGGGCACCGTGGACTGGACGATGGTCGTGAATACCGGTGGGTTAGGGACGCTGGGGGCAAAGGGCGTCTTAACGGATACTTTGCCGACCAAGGTGACACTGAATGGTGGGGTAACAGGTCCAGTTTCCACTGACGCATTTACCGTGACTAAGAACGGGGTATTAGTTCCTAAAGGCGAAATTACGGCGAAATTCACGGCACATTCCAGCACGCCCAAGGTTGAGTTTACTGGTTTTGAACCGGGCCAAAACGAATACGTGATTGTTTTGACGACCACGATTGTTTTAGACAGCAAAGGTTGCTTGCCGAAACTAGATGAAATCACGAACAAATTCACTTACAAGGACAATCTCGTGCACACGGCGTCAAATATCAGCGCTGCGGTTAGCTACGACCCAGTGAACGCGCTGTTAGCGAAGGAGGCACTTCAAGAAGGAGACCAGGTTCAATACACGGTTACTGTCAACGGTGATACCGCAGAAAATCCTGAGAAGAATAAGCTTAAACTCGAGGAAGTGGTCATTACGGACAGCCCGGATAATACCCAAGTGCTCCGCATTGATCCGGAATCGCTTGAGGTTCGTGATAATAAAAACGAACTGATTGATCCCGCCAGTTACGAAAAACAATGTGGTGAACGTGGGTTTACGCTGAAGTTTGAGACGCTAGAGCAGGAAATCCGCATCACCTACACGGGGCACATTATTTTTCCATCCGGGACTTACCCGGGTCAAGTGGTTAAACCCACGAACACGGTCAAGGTTACCGGGAACAAAATCATTGCTCAGCAAACAACCGGGGATGTTGCACTGGCTTACCCTGAAGCGGGTGGGACTGCGCAGGGTGAGCTGGGCGGCATTAAGGTTGTGAAAACCGACGCGGCGAACGGCAAGACGCTGACGGGCGCGACCTTCAGCCTGTACCGGGTGAAGGACAAGGAGAACCATGTCGTAGGCGCGGGGATTTACTTCGATGAGAAAGTGAATGCGCAGGGTGAGTTGCTTTTTGAGGACTTAACCATGGGCGACTACTACTTGTTTGAAACCAATGCACCTGATGGGTACGCCATCAGCCCAGAATTTGAAGCGGGGTACCTAGTGACCGTGGCAAAATCTGCCAATTCTAACGTCACTGAGGTCACCGTCGAAAATGAACGCGTCACGAGTCTGTCCGGCGAAAAAATCTGGGACGACGAGGACAACCTCGATGGCGCACGCCCGCTCTCAGTTACCCTACACTTGATTGAAAACGGTGATACGGAGACCGGCTTGTCCCAAACCGTATCCGCTCGGGATGGTTGGAAGTACAATTTCAAGGACATTCCGTACGCCGATGACGCTGGGGACCCAATCACTTACTCAGTGCGTGAGGACGAAGTAAAGCACTACACGACGTCATATGAGCAGACGGATGTGATTAACCACCACGAACCGGAGTTGGTTGACGTCAAGGGTGAAAAGAAGTGGGAAGGCGAGGCCGACCATCCAGGCAGTGTGGTGATTAACCTACTGGCGGATGGCGACCAAGTGGCGACTAAGACGGTCACGGCTGCGGACAATTGGCAGTATCACTTCACTGACCTGCCAAAATATAGCGAGGGCGTAGAAATTGTCTACACCATCACGGAAGATTCACTTCCTGGCTACTCCGTGAGTTACGAAAATTATGACGTGACGAACAAGTCTACACCGGGTCAAACTAGTGTCACAGTCACCAAGGCTTGGCATGACGACCACAACCAAGCAGGGCGGCGCCCAGAGCAGGTGAAGGTGCAACTGTATGCGAACGGCACGCCAGTTGGGGATGTCGTGACGCTTGACGCGGCGGGCAAATGGACGCACACCTGGGGCAATCTGGACTTGACTGATCAAGGCCAAACCATCAGCTATGTTGTCCGTGAGTTCGAGGTGCCGGATGGGTACCGTGTAACCGTGGATAATGAAAATCACGGGAACATTATTCTAACAAACACTTACCAAACTAATAAAACACGAGTATCGGGCACTAAGCATTGGGACGATGACGGCAACCGCCATCAGCAGCGTCCTAAACAGGTGGTGGTGAACCTGCTGGCGAACAACGAGCTGGTTGCTAGCAAAACAGTGACCGCCGCGGACAAGTGGCAGTATCGCTTCGATGATCTGCCCGAGTACGTTAACGGTCAAAAGATTGTCTACACCGTCACCGAAAATGCGGTGGCCAACTACTCAACGCGCGTCCATGGCTTCGACATCACGAACCGCTACACGCCTGGTAAAACCAGCGTGACGGTAACGAAGACTTGGCGTGGCGATATCAGTGGCTTGCGCCCTAAACAGATTCGCGTTCAGCTATACGCTAATGGCGAAGCGCACGGTAAGCCTGTCACCCTCAGAAGCACTGATAACTGGGCGCACACTTGGCAGAATTTGCCGCTACGTGACGACGGGCGTGTGATTGCCTACACCGTTCGCGAAGTCGGTGTGCCAAGTGGTTATGCCGTGAGCGTGGATAATACGGATACGGGCAACCTACGCATCACGAACACGAAGAAGTCTGGTCAGCCGGATCCCGAAAAGCCAACGCCGCCTGTGACGCCTGGTGAACCAAACCAGCCGGGACCAACAACCCCGACCTTGCCGGGTAAGCCAGTCAGTCCAAGCACACCAACCCTGCCGCATTTGTCTGGTGGTAGTGCTGGTGGTGGCAACATAGGCACTAGCGTTGCGACTAGTCGGCCATCCGGAGCCTTTCCACAAACGGGGAATGCACGCACTGTTTGGCTAGCGGCGCTGGGTACCTGCCTGCTTTTGGCAGTCGGTACTGGTGCGTGGTTGCTGCGCCGGCGTGTTAAAGCCTAA
- the dnaB gene encoding replicative DNA helicase, which translates to MDQPAMSRQMPQNNEAEKAVLGAILIDSQRMADAQEYVTADDFYQRKHQLIFTAMTALSDRDEAIDNLTVQAELERTGNLEDIGGAGYLIELADAVSTVTHISYYAQIVKQKATSRRLIQAASAIADRGFDDQDDPEEQLEEAEETISRISQGGGQDFRRISDVLNSAMTDIDQLMQQSEDVTGLATGFPDLDHITTGLHQDELVVIAARPGMGKTAFALNIAQNVGTKTNEAVAIFSLEMGAESLVNRMLCSEGSINANHLRTGQLTEEETRNLIVAMGSLARTNIYFDDTPGIRVGEIRAKCRRLARQPDTHLGLIVIDYLQLIEGTGKENRQQEVSEISRQLKKLAKELHVPVIAMSQLSRSVEQRQDKRPVLSDIRESGAIEQDADIVAFLYREDYYRDEDGDDSDADQDPEDQDVGEMEIIIEKNRSGARGTVKLLFVKSLNKFSSIAYQPS; encoded by the coding sequence ATGGATCAACCAGCAATGAGTCGGCAGATGCCGCAGAACAATGAAGCCGAAAAAGCGGTACTTGGTGCCATTCTTATCGATTCGCAGCGCATGGCCGACGCCCAAGAATACGTCACCGCGGATGATTTTTACCAGCGCAAGCACCAGCTGATTTTCACCGCCATGACCGCACTGTCCGACCGCGACGAAGCGATTGACAACTTGACTGTGCAGGCCGAGCTCGAACGGACGGGCAACCTCGAAGACATCGGGGGCGCTGGTTACCTGATTGAGCTAGCCGACGCGGTTTCGACCGTCACGCATATCAGTTACTACGCCCAGATTGTGAAGCAAAAGGCCACCAGCCGCCGCTTGATTCAGGCAGCTAGTGCCATTGCGGACCGTGGCTTTGACGACCAGGATGACCCTGAAGAGCAGCTGGAAGAGGCCGAAGAAACCATTTCGCGCATCTCGCAGGGTGGCGGTCAGGACTTCCGGCGCATTTCTGACGTGCTGAACAGCGCCATGACCGACATTGATCAGCTCATGCAACAGAGCGAGGACGTCACCGGGCTGGCCACTGGCTTTCCGGACTTGGACCACATCACGACCGGATTGCACCAGGATGAACTGGTGGTTATCGCCGCCCGTCCCGGGATGGGGAAGACCGCGTTCGCGTTGAACATCGCGCAGAACGTCGGGACCAAGACCAATGAAGCCGTCGCGATTTTCAGTTTGGAAATGGGCGCGGAATCCTTGGTTAACCGGATGTTGTGCAGTGAGGGGAGCATCAACGCGAACCACCTGCGCACCGGGCAGTTGACCGAAGAAGAAACCCGTAACCTGATTGTGGCGATGGGTTCACTCGCTCGGACAAATATTTACTTTGACGATACCCCCGGCATTCGTGTCGGTGAGATTCGCGCGAAGTGCCGTCGTTTGGCCCGCCAGCCAGACACGCACCTTGGCCTCATCGTCATTGACTACCTGCAACTGATTGAAGGCACAGGTAAGGAAAATCGCCAGCAAGAAGTTTCCGAAATTTCCCGGCAGCTCAAGAAGCTTGCTAAGGAACTGCACGTGCCGGTCATCGCGATGTCCCAGCTGTCTCGTAGCGTTGAACAGCGTCAGGACAAGCGGCCAGTGCTGTCAGATATTCGTGAATCTGGGGCGATTGAACAGGACGCGGATATCGTTGCGTTCCTCTACCGTGAGGACTATTACCGCGATGAGGACGGCGACGATTCCGACGCCGATCAGGATCCCGAAGACCAGGATGTTGGTGAGATGGAAATCATCATCGAAAAGAACCGTAGTGGGGCGCGCGGGACAGTGAAATTGCTGTTCGTGAAATCCCTCAACAAGTTCTCTTCCATCGCCTATCAGCCTTCGTAG
- a CDS encoding TetR/AcrR family transcriptional regulator has translation MPKRRTPKDPAKEARILAAATKIFAKQGYQHAKTDEIAKAADVSKGLVFNYFGSKGQLYVAAVRASYDRLIKNADLTVWSDSKDLKSMIVRATKYKMQMQIDYPDDFELSMAAYGEVGNLPKDVASQLNDIWSGKVNEMLPQMIDPVFKRLNLREGVSLDVVEQMMTAVSLLIGEESKGLIQANPNITIGEMQPVLDKVASYIDVLEHGILATAPKEK, from the coding sequence ATGCCAAAACGTCGCACACCAAAAGATCCGGCCAAAGAAGCTCGCATTCTCGCTGCCGCAACCAAGATATTTGCGAAACAAGGCTATCAGCATGCCAAAACGGATGAGATTGCCAAGGCCGCGGATGTGTCTAAGGGCCTGGTCTTCAATTACTTCGGTAGCAAGGGCCAGCTCTATGTCGCCGCGGTGCGGGCCAGTTATGACCGCCTGATTAAAAATGCGGATTTGACGGTCTGGAGCGATTCGAAGGACCTCAAGAGCATGATTGTGCGCGCCACCAAATATAAGATGCAGATGCAGATCGATTATCCTGACGATTTTGAGCTCAGCATGGCGGCTTATGGTGAAGTCGGTAACCTGCCGAAAGACGTAGCGAGTCAGCTTAATGACATCTGGAGCGGCAAGGTTAACGAAATGCTGCCGCAGATGATTGACCCGGTCTTCAAACGCCTGAACTTGCGCGAGGGGGTCTCGCTCGACGTGGTGGAACAGATGATGACGGCGGTGTCGCTCCTGATTGGTGAGGAATCGAAGGGGCTCATTCAGGCCAATCCGAATATCACGATTGGGGAGATGCAGCCGGTGCTCGATAAGGTCGCAAGTTACATCGACGTCCTCGAGCACGGCATTTTGGCAACAGCACCGAAAGAAAAATAG
- a CDS encoding ABC transporter permease has protein sequence MLKNNFARTGLLLRTYLRRDWLRILLWFLGLAGIMVAAAGKFDSLYGDPKALASISSTLKLPAMVSMFGPFTAAKPYNPAIIYAAEMMVFMGLFTAMMNIYFAVKNSRAEEDTGVSELISAHAVGRSAQLLAVTIEILLINLVIGVVEALGLQSAGMTGADANGSWLFGMGLAFFGIMFAAISLLCAQVVSSGRSATMLSYGVMGILYVARMATDVQNPDLTWFTVFGWIEKLNIYVTNTWWPLTLMIGFAVIVFGITFAIAMQRDVGSGILPQGNGRKNASPLLAGPFGLIARLERTSTIVWLIALFGLGASYGSIFSKVGDLLGSNPTMAKLIGNAAVTAANKTIVLSFAATLAVVFAVVSVVPAMMTVMRLNTDESKGYLEQLHARGISRLRLYSSHMAFALIVGSIALFLGIIGMGIGGNASMAHAIPLTRFLRSFVGYWPAFMVTIGFTALLAGALPRLQSVAWVVPIYGIMSTYVGKILDFPKWAMKVSPFGWVNQVPLKSINWGMAGWMSALGIVMMLAGYFFYRQRDLKIN, from the coding sequence ATGCTCAAGAATAACTTTGCACGCACGGGGCTATTGCTCCGGACGTATCTGCGTCGGGACTGGCTCCGAATTCTGTTGTGGTTCCTTGGATTAGCCGGTATCATGGTGGCCGCGGCTGGTAAGTTTGACAGCCTGTACGGCGACCCCAAAGCGCTAGCCTCTATCTCTAGCACCCTGAAATTACCGGCCATGGTGTCGATGTTTGGCCCGTTCACGGCGGCGAAGCCCTACAATCCCGCGATAATTTACGCGGCCGAAATGATGGTCTTCATGGGGCTGTTTACCGCCATGATGAACATTTACTTTGCGGTCAAAAACAGCCGTGCTGAAGAAGATACCGGCGTGTCCGAACTGATTTCAGCGCACGCGGTCGGCCGCAGCGCACAACTGCTCGCGGTAACCATCGAGATTCTGCTTATCAACCTCGTTATCGGGGTCGTTGAAGCGTTAGGTCTGCAGAGTGCGGGGATGACCGGCGCTGACGCCAACGGGAGCTGGCTGTTCGGCATGGGGCTCGCGTTCTTCGGCATCATGTTCGCCGCCATCAGCTTGCTTTGCGCCCAAGTCGTGAGCTCCGGGCGTAGTGCAACGATGCTGAGCTACGGTGTGATGGGCATCCTGTACGTGGCGCGGATGGCGACCGATGTGCAGAATCCCGACCTGACGTGGTTCACGGTGTTCGGCTGGATTGAGAAGTTGAACATTTACGTCACGAATACCTGGTGGCCGCTGACCCTCATGATTGGGTTTGCCGTCATTGTGTTTGGCATCACGTTCGCAATTGCAATGCAGCGCGATGTCGGCAGCGGCATTCTTCCCCAGGGTAATGGCCGCAAGAACGCCAGCCCACTACTGGCCGGTCCGTTCGGCTTGATTGCGCGGCTCGAACGAACCAGCACCATCGTTTGGCTGATTGCGTTGTTTGGCCTGGGTGCCAGCTACGGTTCCATTTTCTCCAAGGTGGGCGACTTGCTGGGATCCAACCCAACCATGGCCAAGCTAATTGGTAACGCCGCGGTAACGGCAGCCAACAAGACGATTGTGCTGTCCTTTGCGGCAACACTGGCCGTTGTGTTCGCGGTCGTCTCCGTGGTGCCCGCGATGATGACCGTGATGCGCCTGAACACGGATGAGTCGAAGGGTTACCTCGAACAGCTGCACGCCCGCGGCATTTCCCGCCTGCGCCTCTACAGCAGTCACATGGCATTCGCCCTAATTGTCGGGAGTATCGCCCTCTTCCTGGGCATTATCGGCATGGGCATCGGCGGGAATGCGTCCATGGCACATGCCATCCCGCTGACCCGGTTCCTGCGTAGCTTTGTCGGTTACTGGCCGGCATTCATGGTGACCATTGGTTTCACCGCCCTGCTTGCCGGCGCCCTGCCGCGCCTGCAGTCAGTTGCTTGGGTGGTCCCGATTTACGGGATTATGTCGACTTACGTGGGCAAAATCCTCGATTTTCCAAAGTGGGCGATGAAGGTATCCCCATTTGGGTGGGTCAACCAGGTGCCACTCAAGAGCATCAACTGGGGAATGGCCGGCTGGATGAGCGCACTCGGCATTGTCATGATGCTCGCCGGTTACTTCTTCTACCGCCAGCGTGACCTCAAAATCAATTAA
- a CDS encoding ABC transporter ATP-binding protein, which produces MMAEAVVSIQHLQKKFGKFEALKDISFDVNKGEVFGFIGPNGAGKSTTIRTLLGILKASGGSAQIFGLDVWHDAVKIHQRIAYVPGDVYLWPNLSGGEAIDLFLKLSGQKHSAHTDELIKLFNLDVRKKCRSYSKGNRQKVALIAAFSTQADLYIFDEPTSGLDPLMEEIFQKQVQLLKEAGKSVLLSSHILSEVERMCDRIGIIRAGKIVETGSLADMRKLSRTNVTVQTTGDLSQLKSDTAVHGFTPDPKVANKASFAVDSEQLGAVISTLSTMGIVSLQSTPPTLEDLFLRYYNQEGAEGNAQE; this is translated from the coding sequence ATCATGGCAGAAGCAGTTGTCAGCATCCAGCACCTGCAAAAGAAATTCGGTAAGTTTGAGGCGTTGAAGGACATTTCCTTTGACGTCAACAAGGGTGAGGTGTTTGGCTTTATCGGGCCTAATGGTGCCGGGAAGTCCACGACCATTCGCACACTGCTTGGTATCCTGAAAGCGAGCGGCGGGTCCGCCCAGATCTTTGGCCTCGACGTCTGGCACGACGCCGTCAAGATCCACCAGCGCATCGCTTACGTCCCCGGGGATGTTTACCTGTGGCCCAACTTGTCCGGTGGCGAGGCCATCGACCTGTTCCTGAAACTGAGCGGTCAAAAGCACTCCGCACACACCGACGAGCTCATCAAGTTGTTTAACCTCGATGTCCGCAAGAAGTGCCGCAGCTATTCCAAGGGGAACCGGCAGAAGGTCGCACTCATCGCGGCATTCTCGACCCAGGCCGACTTGTACATCTTTGACGAACCAACCAGCGGGCTCGATCCGCTAATGGAGGAAATCTTCCAGAAGCAGGTGCAACTGCTGAAGGAGGCCGGCAAGTCCGTCTTACTCTCTAGTCACATCCTAAGTGAAGTGGAACGTATGTGTGACCGGATTGGGATTATCCGCGCCGGGAAGATTGTCGAAACCGGTTCTCTGGCCGACATGCGCAAGCTCAGCCGGACTAACGTCACCGTGCAGACGACGGGCGACCTGAGTCAGCTGAAGTCCGACACGGCGGTGCACGGCTTTACGCCGGATCCCAAGGTGGCGAACAAGGCCAGCTTTGCCGTCGATTCCGAACAACTCGGCGCGGTCATCAGTACGTTGAGCACGATGGGCATCGTTAGTCTGCAGAGCACGCCACCAACGCTCGAGGATCTGTTCTTGCGGTACTACAACCAGGAGGGGGCAGAAGGCAATGCTCAAGAATAA
- a CDS encoding GntR family transcriptional regulator: MAQRESSLAISALVKQLIEEIQQGNIADEHHQLPTEPALMTRYNVTRYTLRQALGQLGKMGYIYQAHGIGTFVRPRVEQGAVSIQNVAGLTAELERQGKKVTTQKATITPVIADQAAFQPSGSTLAPDTPMWEIKRQRCLDGVPYQFEHSYYLRDIVGDIPDSVLYGSLFEFIANNESLKLGFQDKVMDARAVTPEIGAFFKLPVGAPMLTMRDDSYLSSGQLFAFSQLNYEYHQGKFFMFTKL, encoded by the coding sequence ATGGCACAGCGAGAGAGCTCCCTTGCCATTTCAGCGCTAGTCAAACAGCTGATTGAAGAAATTCAGCAAGGTAATATCGCCGATGAACACCATCAGTTGCCAACAGAACCAGCCTTAATGACGCGGTACAACGTGACGCGTTACACTTTGCGTCAAGCATTGGGACAATTAGGCAAGATGGGCTACATCTACCAGGCACACGGAATCGGAACGTTTGTGCGGCCCCGTGTAGAACAAGGCGCGGTCTCAATACAGAACGTTGCGGGATTGACGGCTGAACTCGAACGCCAGGGCAAAAAGGTGACAACGCAAAAGGCCACCATTACCCCGGTGATCGCCGATCAAGCCGCCTTTCAGCCATCGGGAAGTACACTGGCCCCGGATACCCCAATGTGGGAAATCAAGCGCCAACGCTGCTTAGATGGTGTGCCCTACCAGTTTGAACATTCCTATTACCTGCGGGACATCGTGGGTGATATCCCGGATAGTGTGCTCTATGGGTCATTATTTGAGTTCATTGCCAACAATGAGTCGCTCAAACTGGGGTTCCAGGACAAGGTGATGGATGCCCGCGCAGTAACGCCTGAAATTGGTGCGTTCTTCAAGCTACCAGTCGGGGCGCCAATGCTGACGATGCGTGATGATTCATACCTGAGTTCGGGCCAGTTGTTTGCTTTTTCACAGCTGAACTACGAGTACCATCAGGGTAAGTTCTTTATGTTCACCAAGCTGTAA